The following is a genomic window from Parcubacteria group bacterium CG10_big_fil_rev_8_21_14_0_10_36_14.
ATAAATATGTGTAGTACATATAATTATAATTTAAAATTATTTAACAGGGCAGGTGTTCGAATCGCCCCAGTGATTAAATTGTTTAATAAATACTTCTTTTGGTTTTTAATAATTAATAATTTCTTTTCTAGTTCTGTAATTTCTTTATCTGCGGTAGTTAAAATATCAGAAATAGCTATTTGTTCTTCTTTTGTTTTTGGAAGATCAAAAATATACTCTTTTATATCTTCGGTTGATAAATTAGCTTGTGCTCCTCCCTGGGCACTTCCAATCATTTGATACAAAAATCTTCTATCATATAAAAATAAATATAATAATTCCTTATGGATATCTTTAGCTACAATCTTGCCAACTCTTTGATTAAGTAAACAATTATCGTGGTCTACAACACAAACTCTACCAACATTTCCAGTCATAGATATTAAAATATCGCCCTTTTTTAAAATTTGTTCTTTACTTACATTAAACGGTAATTCGTTTATGGTTTTAGGTTCATCAATAAACATAAATCCATCTTGAACATTAGCAATCGTTATAATTTTATACTTTCCTCCATCAACATAATTTCCACTTTTAAAGGTATAGCCATTAATGAAATCAGAAACATCTCCCAATGTTTTTGTTTCCCATTTATCCTTAAATCCAGCCAATCTTTTTTTACCAGTCAATAAATCCTGCATCAAACTTTTTTTAATTTGCTTTTTGATTTCAATTTTTTTATTTAAATTCTCAATCGCTTTATCCCAAGTTTNNNNNNNNNNNNNNNNNNNNNNNNNNNNNNNNNNNNNNNNNNNNNNNNNGATGTAATTTTATTTCCTCCATATCGCTCTTATAAATATGAACTATTGATTGTCCTTGCCCAAGTTCTCTAAGTTTTTTTCTTCCTTCACCAAAATTTAAAAAATAGGATAAAAATAAACTATTGGCATTTTTAGGACTAAAAATAATGACATCTCCACCTGCGTAGCAATCTTCTTTTAATAAATATGTTGCAGATTTCCCGATTTCATCAATTGTTTCTCCTGAACCTGCAAATAAAATATCCCCGTATTTAATTTTTTTAGTAAGTGGAATTATTTTGTCTGATATAAAAGAATAAATCTTATTAATTTTAACATTATACCTTGTGTAAAGTTCACCATAGCGAATAGCATTATGCCCATTTTCTGAAAGTTCTTCTTTTGCAATACCAGCTCCTTTTGAAAAAACTCCAATATCAGCAAGTTTTGTTAATTGCCATTCTTTTGGAATATTTTTTTGTAATTGGTTAGTTTTCATATTAATTTACATAAATAATTTCTTCTC
Proteins encoded in this region:
- a CDS encoding restriction endonuclease subunit S encodes the protein MKTNQLQKNIPKEWQLTKLADIGVFSKGAGIAKEELSENGHNAIRYGELYTRYNVKINKIYSFISDKIIPLTKKIKYGDILFAGSGETIDEIGKSATYLLKEDCYAGGDVIIFSPKNANSLFLSYFLNFGEGRKKLRELGQGQSIVHIYKSDMEEIKLH